ACAACCAGTCAAAAACCCTCTGCGTTTCTCTGTGTTCATTAAACCAAACAGGTTTATTTTCAAAGATAATCTTCCAGTCTGTTTCTTTTTGGGACAAAAAGGATTCGCCCACTGGAATCGCTTCGACTATAAGTAATTCTTTTAAGTCGCTCTTATGGTTATCGTTGAGGTTGAAAGCTTTTTTAATAACAGTGTGGCTATTAGAATCTTCGAGCCAATAAACGTCCTGTTCCGTAAATACACTTGAAACACCCTTACACATTTTTCAATTCTCCGTTTAAAAAATATAATTGCAAAGAGCTATTCTATTTTTGTCAATTCCGATACAGTAGTTTTCAGACTATCGGCAATTTTCTGCAAAGTAGCCAAACTCGGCGTTCCGTTATCGCCCTCGATTAGACAAAGGTGATTCTGGCTGATTCCGATAGTTTTTGCTAAATCACCTTGCGATATGTTTTGTTTTATTCTGGTTACTTTTATATTTGTTCCTAAGCTCATTTTTATCACTCCAAAAAGTATATCGGCAAATTACCTGCTATAAAATTACAAGTCAAGGATAATTTTTTAAAGAATTACGGCACAGTTATACAACCACAAGGAAAACAAGGGCTTATGAATTGATTTTAATTTAGTCCAGAATTTATTTTATTTAAGACCTTTGTTTTTGGGCTTCACATAACCGAACTTTATTAGCATTGCTGTTCTGGCTTTGTTGCCGTACCTTTAATGAGATTGTTTGTGAATGAAACGTGAATAAACTTATTACGCTGGAATGGATTAAGGGTCTTTGAAAGTCGCATTTTTAGCCGAATAATCCCGAATGTCCACAAATTTGTGGGCTAATTTTGATATTTGATAAGTTGTATGGATACGCACAGGGGTTAGGATTGGCGGTCTTAACCCCTGATTTTTATTCTTTGTCGGGAGAAAACGAACAGGCGGCCTACTGTTCGCAATAAACCGCCCGCCGTCGGAGGAGGATGAAGAAAACTATTATGCTTTCGGATTGTTCAGGTCTTTGATTTCGTCAATGGCAGTTATTTTGTCCCGCTCTGTATTGTCGTCTTTATTGCGATTCATAGCGATTTTACTCAACACTTTAACCGTAGGCAGTATTGGATTGTCCTGCCTAAGCGTAGGCAGTAGTTTGACGATTGCCGATGCCAGAGTAATAAAACTGGTAATTGCAAAAGTGATTATTACGCTGATTTTTTCCCAGTTGTCCAAGAGCCATTGCAACTTTTCCATATTAGTTACCTTTCATTATTCGATGAAAACCAGACGCTAATAACCAACCAATTATTAACGTTAAAATACCAAAGACAAACGTAGCCCAGACAGGCAAACGGTTTTGAATCTTTTGTATTAAATCCCATTGTCTCTTGTCTGATTCCTGTAAATTAGTAATATCGGAATCGTGCCGACCACATTTTTGCAAATCAACACTTATTCCATTTGTGCCATTTTGGCCGTTTCTGCCGTCCCTGCCGTTTTGTCCGTTCATTTGTTATTCCTTATCAAAGTTAGTTTGGCTGTGAATTTATCCTATTTTTCGTTGTTTCAATTCCGCGAGGTCTTTTTGGTTATATTTTTTAATCATATAATTTCGTACATCTTCTTTTGCGTCTTGTATGGTTTTCTCGATGGCATTTCTTCTCTGTTTGACAGAGGCTTTTTGCCAGTTAAAAGTTATGTCGAAGCCGTCTTTATTTTTAAATTTCATCTGGCCGTTTATGAGTTTGGTTATCTGGTAATCAATAAACTTCGCAGAACCGTCTTGATATTCTTTATACCTTTCATCGTTCAAATACCAGTCTTTTCCGATACTGCGAGACACCTGCGGAGTTGGTATTAAATTTTTCTTGAGTACTTCCTTTGTTTTATCGTTCAGTTTTAGCGGGTCTGGTTTGAGTTCAAAACTACCACCTCTTTGTGAGCGTTCAAATTTTGCTTTTTGTTCGGCCTCTGTTATTGCAGGATTTTTCTTTATCAAATACTGTTGAGCGTCTTGGCCGAGTTCGTCCCAATTTTTGCCGGAAATCTGATTAGCAAAATAGTCTTGGATTACTTTACGTTCTGAATCGGGATAAGAACCTCTGGCCTTAGAAAATCTGGCTGCTATTGCTTGGAGTGTGTCCTGACCGCCAATTTGTTCTGGTAGAATTACGCCTAACTTAGCTAATGTTTTATCGCTGGCATTAAGAGCCTGCGAGCCTACGCCGCCCAAAGTTCCTTTGATAAATTCTTCTACCTTTATAGGCGAAACATTAAGACCTGCCCCTATTTTTCTGGCAGTTCCAGAAGTATAAGGCTTAACCTGCATATCAACCGGCGCATTTTCTAAGCTTCTTGGTACTTGCTTTGAGCCGGTGAAGAAATTTTTATTAGCATACGCTTCAAGTGTCGGTTTGATAATCTGCGGGGTAAGCGTTGAGATAACACTGCCCTTTGTTGGATTTATTGGAGATACCGTTCCTATCAATGCCTTAGCGACATCATTAACAGAGACAGGCGATAGACCATACATCTGTTCAATAGGTCGTCTTGCCATTGACGCTATGTTGTTTATTTCCTGCGATAATGGAATTTTAATTACATTCCATTTGCCGTCTTTGCCCTTAACTGGATTCGGCGGAATGATGATAATGTTATTCTCTTTTTCCCATTCAGCAATATCCTCATAAGCCTTACGCCGTTTATCGTCTATCAGATTCCACGCCGTTGTAATTGCGACAGGAGCAAAAACAACTAAAGCCACTTTTGCGGCTGTCTGTATTGGTCTTTGCGATAAATTTCTCACGAAAGTTCTTGAACCCTGAATACTGGCTGGCAAGTAAAGAAGAGTGGCATTAAGTACTTGTTTCCATTCCCCGCCTCTGCGGAAATTGACAGTATTTTCTCTTGCCGCTCTTGACGCTAAAATTTGAGTATCAGATTCAGTTCGTCCTCGTTGTAAAGATTGTCTTTTTTTGCTAACATAATTTTGTATTCGCGAAAACTCCTCGCCCTTATTAACTATGTTCTCTGCTGCCCTTAGTAGTTCGTGAGGCCGCGTTACTGTGTAAAGTATCTTACTTTGTATATTTTTCCCTGCTCTTATTCTTTTAACCGTTAAAGGATTTGGATTTCTTGCAATATCAAAAGATGTTGATAGTGCGGAATTTCTCATCATCTCGTTATATATTTTACCGTGTCCAAAAGTCTCGAATAATACTTGTGTAAATACAAATGGATTTGCTATTGAATTACGAAGTGAAATATCGCCATTTATTATACCCGTAACTTGGTCTTTGGCTACGTTGGCCGCAAGAAAGGGTAGATTTACTCCGGTGATACCTAATTTAGCAACCCTGACAGGCGTGCTAACAATACGAAGAACTGTACCAAGTTGCTGGACATTGAGGCTTTTTGCGGCGTTGGCTATTTCGGGTGTGGTCTCAAAAGTTCTTTTAACGCCATTGTCTAAAAATGAGATTGTGTGTTGTGCTGATTCGCCCTTTTTTAATTCTCTCAATCCATAAGGATTATCGGGCAAGTCTTTATAACCTGCCAATATTCTGGCTGCTTTATTTTTTTCGCCTTGCTTGAAAGCGTCTGCGGTTTTCGCAAGTAACGAAGCGACCGGACTTTCAATTTCTCTTTCAGAGCCTTCAAGTTTTTGCACTACGGTTTGTTTTGAAAGCGAAGCGACCGCCTTTGAATTGAATTGTCCGCCTTTTTCAAGTTCATTAAAAACCCTATTCAATGGTACATAATTCGGGTATCGTTTTTTAAGCATATCCGAAATGTCTTTGCTGATTAAACCAGAATCAATAGAATAATCCAAAAGTTTTTGGGAATACTGATTTATTGCTTTTGCCTGTTCCTCATATCTCGGTGCGAATTGTTTTATCAACAAAGCGTCTTTTAATAAATCTCTGCCGGTTTTTATTCCTAACGCCTCGACATCACGGGCTTGTTTGGCAATCATATATTGGTCGAGATTACCAAGATTATCTGTTCGTCTAATAACCTCAACCAACCCATTATCTTTGGCAAATTGACTTGCAGGCGTAACCGTATCTAATACTTTATCGATTTGATTTGTAATATGGTTTTCCGGCAATACTTCATAACCGCCTTTTTTCTGTGCAATTCTCAAAGTGTCTTCAATCGGCGAAGCAAAGTCCACAAGTTTTGACTTTGCCTCTTTATATAGTTTGCTTGCATTTCCGATAATACCCAAAGATTCTGATTGTCTTGCGGTATTTTGTTTAGCCGTTTGCTGTTCAGCATATTTTTCAGCGTCAAAAGATTTTAAATCCTCCGGCGACATTATCGCCGCTTTCACTTCCGGCTTATTATATTGCAGTTTTACTTCGTCCCATATTTTTGTAAGGTGAGGCTTAATCCAATCACCGGCGTATTCCGTAACAAGTTTAGACCATTTCGCAAAATCTCTAACACCGTTTTCAAAGTGGTATGCGCCGATAATTAAAGCATCTGAAAAATCGCGGGGGTCAAGACCGCTTCGTAAACCTTTGCCGAATAATCTCTTTTTAGCTGCGGCGGCGGCTTCATCGGAAACAAAGCGAGTTTGTTTTAAT
This genomic interval from Candidatus Micrarchaeia archaeon contains the following:
- a CDS encoding LPD38 domain-containing protein, which encodes MAIKSFEEIGTNSQSQQVKPFDEIGKPAVKSFDDIGQSPKQEERSITSPFIQEPNFAQLERFGMGTKPQIVQQNIQQAAQVEQEARRPVEYAKDVIAGMKPYERNLLRASTAFDFFDKMNQLSKRGLVEPSFIAFMKGSDDAKKGLYSTFRQALSEYDTEQKLPIGERLTGVASTVSRVGAEFAALPGKRYLAPLFAGHSALTNIGSDKTAGEIGKEALTSAMTGQALHFAGAAFEPWIPKSLAGKTAKEIARIGTITSGFAGLTALEGGTKKDIEDTVLTILGFELSGAILRTPDLFFRPKYREQIIKAGDAIKNKHPELKDVPPESLVQFGLKMAQIPKTGQIETAEGNIGYEKLSPKEAWAQVAENAKNLKDIAQKTWEEHTAKDFKNEPVQMDTAEGSFGVPQAKYREPVAKTPESATLPSMAEKQAARDNIEPSKQQPSGNDGIIEKQDDVFNAVSRILRERFPAPNRSAKSEAHYFDNGEVRIRLAEHPVVHSESESDVVIGIGKNAGLDSDLIFDAGKHTESEIRSAINTAIEKAVIKKTVSEFDLWGEPLDDKQLVLIKKYPELLSQKIIAEYPDLKEPAMSPQDTAEAGKGKITERTDKLDGIEKSYWDGNNSKLTIYYDEKIPLETIRTRVAKALTDARLQDSVQNITYLSTEKGTFNPPAPESGGAKTTLETETAKALEIARKNAREFLAPTELKQTRFVSDEAAAAAKKRLFGKGLRSGLDPRDFSDALIIGAYHFENGVRDFAKWSKLVTEYAGDWIKPHLTKIWDEVKLQYNKPEVKAAIMSPEDLKSFDAEKYAEQQTAKQNTARQSESLGIIGNASKLYKEAKSKLVDFASPIEDTLRIAQKKGGYEVLPENHITNQIDKVLDTVTPASQFAKDNGLVEVIRRTDNLGNLDQYMIAKQARDVEALGIKTGRDLLKDALLIKQFAPRYEEQAKAINQYSQKLLDYSIDSGLISKDISDMLKKRYPNYVPLNRVFNELEKGGQFNSKAVASLSKQTVVQKLEGSEREIESPVASLLAKTADAFKQGEKNKAARILAGYKDLPDNPYGLRELKKGESAQHTISFLDNGVKRTFETTPEIANAAKSLNVQQLGTVLRIVSTPVRVAKLGITGVNLPFLAANVAKDQVTGIINGDISLRNSIANPFVFTQVLFETFGHGKIYNEMMRNSALSTSFDIARNPNPLTVKRIRAGKNIQSKILYTVTRPHELLRAAENIVNKGEEFSRIQNYVSKKRQSLQRGRTESDTQILASRAARENTVNFRRGGEWKQVLNATLLYLPASIQGSRTFVRNLSQRPIQTAAKVALVVFAPVAITTAWNLIDDKRRKAYEDIAEWEKENNIIIIPPNPVKGKDGKWNVIKIPLSQEINNIASMARRPIEQMYGLSPVSVNDVAKALIGTVSPINPTKGSVISTLTPQIIKPTLEAYANKNFFTGSKQVPRSLENAPVDMQVKPYTSGTARKIGAGLNVSPIKVEEFIKGTLGGVGSQALNASDKTLAKLGVILPEQIGGQDTLQAIAARFSKARGSYPDSERKVIQDYFANQISGKNWDELGQDAQQYLIKKNPAITEAEQKAKFERSQRGGSFELKPDPLKLNDKTKEVLKKNLIPTPQVSRSIGKDWYLNDERYKEYQDGSAKFIDYQITKLINGQMKFKNKDGFDITFNWQKASVKQRRNAIEKTIQDAKEDVRNYMIKKYNQKDLAELKQRKIG
- a CDS encoding helix-turn-helix transcriptional regulator, producing MSLGTNIKVTRIKQNISQGDLAKTIGISQNHLCLIEGDNGTPSLATLQKIADSLKTTVSELTKIE